The Epinephelus lanceolatus isolate andai-2023 chromosome 8, ASM4190304v1, whole genome shotgun sequence genome includes a window with the following:
- the npbwr2b gene encoding neuropeptides B/W receptor type 2b — MENTSVPVGALPVCNDSVDFYSGNRTDLNCTPPFEFYFYADLYVILPVIYSVICAVGLTGNTAVIYVILKAPKMKTVTNMFILNLAIADDLFTLVLPINIAEHLLHYWPFGEVLCKVILSIDHYNIFSSIYFLTVMSIDRYLVVWATVRSKRMPYRTYRAAKIISLCVWILVILIVMPFTVFAGVYTDPNDGRKSCVLSFPSPESLWFKASRIYTLILGFAIPVSTICILYTMMLYKLRNMRLNSNAKALDKAKKKVTIMVFIVLAVCLFCWTPFHLSTIVALTTDLRTTPLLIGISYFITSLSYANSCLNPFLYAFLDDSFRKAFKKMLECRPA, encoded by the coding sequence ATGGAGAATACGTCAGTGCCCGTTGGTGCACTGCCAGTCTGCAACGACTCTGTGGACTTCTACTCAGGAAACCGCACTGACCTGAACTGTACTCCTCCCTTTGAGTTTTACTTCTACGCTGACCTTTATGTCATTTTACCGGTCATCTACTCTGTGATCTGCGCAGTGGGGCTGACAGGCAACACAGCTGTCATCTATGTAATCCTCAAAGCCCCCAAGATGAAAACAGTCACCAATATGTTCATCCTGAACTTGGCCATTGCCGATGATTTGTTCACTTTGGTGTTGCCGATCAACATTGCCGAACACTTGCTGCACTACTGGCCTTTTGGTGAGGTTTTGTGCAAAGTCATCCTCAGCATAGACCACTACAACATCTTCTCCAGTATCTATTTCCTGACAGTTATGAGCATTGACCGCTACCTGGTCGTTTGGGCCACGGTGAGGTCCAAGCGCATGCCTTACCGCACCTACCGTGCAGCCAAAATCATCTCATTATGTGTCTGGATCCTCGTCATCCTCATCGTCATGCCTTTCACTGTTTTCGCTGGCGTCTACACAGACCCCAATGATGGGAGGAAGAGCTGCGTGCTCAGCTTCCCCAGCCCTGAGAGTTTGTGGTTCAAAGCGAGCCGGATCTACACGCTCATCCTGGGCTTCGCCATTCCGGTCTCAACCATCTGTATCTTATACACCATGATGCTCTACAAGCTGAGGAACATGCGGCTCAACAGCAACGCCAAGGCGCTGGACAAGGCCAAGAAGAAAGTCACCATCATGGTGTTTATCGTCTTGGCCGTCTGCTTGTTCTGCTGGACGCCGTTCCACCTCAGCACCATAGTGGCTCTGACGACCGACCTGAGGACCACGCCGCTCCTCATCGGGATCTCCTACTTCATAACCAGCTTGAGCTACGCCAACTCCTGCCTCAACCCGTTCCTCTACGCCTTCCTGGACGACAGCTTCAGGAAAGCTTTCAAGAAGATGTTGGAATGTAGACCGGCCTGA
- the LOC144464190 gene encoding uncharacterized protein LOC144464190 yields MDRNLRGGVRVRGGRGGRGGQRRQRTVISDEIRATVIDHVLVHGMSMREAGQRVQPNISRFTVSTIIQRFREENRIERLPHGGGRTGMFSPHQETLIVDMVRENNTIKLREIQQKIIEDHVNFEGINSVSLSTVDRVLRETAVKQLYRVPFERNSDRVKEQRFQYVQRVFQLDAMERPHEYIYMDEAGFNLTKRRRRGRSVIGQRAIVGVPGQRGGNVTLCAAISNHGVVHYHANLGPYNTHQLLIFLSHMRDALLGQQDEHPIYVVVWDNVSFHRALQVREWFNMSQGFINLCFPLYSSLLNPTEEFFSSWWWKTTPVTRGSRSDVSRCHSLLGERQRERRSGAEAGEQRVSLRGLGMRHSCVNPWRGLRSAHEARKENITTRDHK; encoded by the exons ATGGATAGAAATCTGAGAGGAGGAGTTCGTGTGAGAGGTGGTCGAGGAGGTCGAGGTGGTCAGCGAAGACAAAGAACAGTAATATCTGATGAAATCAGAGCTACTGTGATTGATCATGTTCTTGTCCATGGTATGAGCATGAGGGAGGCCGGACAAAGGGTACAACCAAACATCAGTAGATTCACTGTGTCCACCATAATCCAAAGATTTAGAGAAGAGAACAG AATTGAAAGACTGCCACATGGGGGTGGGAGGACAGGTATGTTCTCCCCACACCAAGAGACCCTAATTGTTGACATGGTCCGTGAGAACAACACCATTAAACTGCGTGAAATTCAGCAGAAGATCATTGAGGACCATGTAAATTTTGAGGGTATCAACAGTGTCAGCCTCTCTACTGTTGACCGTGTCCTCCGTGAAACAGCTGTGAAACAGCTGTACAGAGTGCCCTTTGAACGCAACTCAGACAGAGTCAAAGAGCAAAGATTCCAGTATGTACAG AGAGTTTTTCAACTGGATGCAATGGAAAGACCCCATGAATACATCTACATGGATGAAGCTGGGTTTAATCTCACcaaaaggagaaggagaggccGTAGTGTGATTGGCCAACGGGCCATTGTTGGTGTCCCTGGGCAGCGTGGTGGCAATGTCACATTGTGTGCTGCCATCAGCAATCATGGGGTTGTCCACTATCATGCCAACCTGGGGCCCTACAACACTCACCAGCTCCTCATTTTCCTCAGTCACATGCGAGATGCTCTGTTAGGGCAGCAGGATGAGCATCCCATCTATGTTGTTGTTTGGGACAATGTGAGTTTTCACAGAGCCCTCCAGGTTAGAGAGTGGTTCAATATGAGCCAAGGTTTTATCAATCTTTGCTTTCCACTGTACTCTTCTCTCCTGAACCCCACTGAAGAATTCTTCTCCTCATGGTGGTGGAAG ACCACTCCAGTGACACGGGGATCTCGAAGTGACGTCAGTCGGTGTCACAGCCTTctaggagagagacagagggagagacggagCGGAGCAGAGGCTGGAGAGCAACGCGTCTCCCTCAGAG GTCTAGGGATGCGCCACTCGTGCGTAAATCCTTGGCGCGGTCTCCGGAGCGCACATGAAGCACGGAAAGAAAACATCACCACCCGAGACCATAAATAA